Sequence from the Aspergillus nidulans FGSC A4 chromosome III genome:
CCCGGCTCCCCCGGGCCCTTTTGCCTGTCTAGAGTCCGTGGGCAGAGTGACAGACTACACAAACACGGCAAATAGTTTCAATTACTGAGATGATTAGCCTTTTTTACAGGTATTGAACAGTATGCTGTAGATATGCAGTGGACCCTGGCTTGCCCCGCCATCCGCGTATTCCGCAGACAGTGCAGGCAGCAGCTTTTTTCTACCCTATCCTTCAAAAAACAGTCGAATACAGGCTGCGGTGTTTCAAATTCACTGCTCTTGCGGTGTATCATGAGTGGCAATCATTTGACAGGTTGATCCGTGCAGAATATATGGTAGAAATTCTGAGAGGGAACACAGCCCTAACCCTTGAGCCGAGTCGGTTCTACTGTCGGAGCCCTGCCTATCCCGGTCTGCCGGCGACTTGGAGGGCTAACAAGCCCTACTATTGTACAGTAAGGCATGGCGTTTCTGTAGATTGCTTAAGATTACGGGTCTACAAGAGTGCCATCGGCATGGCAAGGTCAAATCCACTCTGCAATCTACATGGCACAGGTCGAAGAACCCAATCCGCGGATTCAGGGCCAGCGTAGATTAAGACGGCCTCAGTCGGCTGAAACTCTTCAGGAAGAGCGAGCTCAAGAAAAGCTTCAGTGGCTCGGCATCGCCCCGATGCAGAATAATTGCCGGCGAAGCTTTGCTCAGCAGTGGAGATGCCCTTTGCTAAGTGGGGGGATAAGAGGGGACCGGTGTTTGAGATAGGGTTTTCTAGCTTCAATCTTAGCCCTAGACCAGTCATCGGACTCATTGCCGGTACCCTCTGTCTGGTTTGCGCTCCTGGCTGTCAAATGGTCATCGACCCGACTTATAAGTATAAGAACGCTGCGAGTCTCTCGTGTTTCTGTGCCACCCAAGCATcgtcctttctttcttatctCTGCATCCTTCCGGACTCTGTTGATCAAGTTCCCTGTCGCTCTTTAGCACTCTTCATCCGCTCCTTTACAATGCATTTCCTTCAAAACTCCCTTATTGCTGCGGCAATGGGCGCTGCGCTGGTCGCTGCCGCCCCTGCTGCTGATCTTGATGCTCGAAGCTCGTGCACCTTCACCTCTGCCTCTGCGGCCAAGTCTGGCGCATCCAAGTGCTCCACTGTCACCCTCAAGAGCATCCAAGTTCCTGCCGGTGAGACCCTTGACCTGACCGGTCTCAAATCGGGTGCTACTGTACGTAGTTCCCCTTCCCCCTCGCCGCCTCATTGATCTCGGCTTTCTAACGGAGGAGCAGGTTATCTTTGAAGGCGAGACAACCTTTGGCTACAAAGAATGGAAAGGACCGCTGATCTCCATGTCCGGTGACAAAATCACGGTTAAGCAAGCCTCTGGCGCAAAGATCAACTGCGACGGGGCCCGCTGGTGGGACACCAAGGGCAGCAACGGCGGCAAGACCAAGCCcaagttcttcagcgcgcATAAGCTGAACAACTCCAAGATTCAGGGGCTGAAGATCTACAACACCCCTGTCCAGGGATTCAGTATCCAGTCCGACCACCTGACCATTTCGGACGTGACCATCGACAACTCCGCCGGCACCAGCAAGGGCCACAACACCGATGCCTTTGACATCGGCTCCTCGACGTACATTACCATCGACGGTGCGACTGTCTACAACCAGGATGACTGTATTGCCATTAACTCCGGCGAGCACatcaccttcaccaacgGATACTGTTCCGGCGGCCATGGCTTGTCTATTGGCTCCGTCGGCGGCCGCAGCGACAACACCGTCAAGAGCGTCACCATCTCCAACAGCAAGGTCGTCGACTCCCAAAACGGCGTCCGCATCAAGACCGTCTACAAGGCTACCGGCTCCGTCACCGATGTCACCTTCCAGGACATCGAACTCTCTGGAATCACCAAGTACGGCCTCATTGTTGAGCAGGACTATGAGAATGGTAGCCCAACAGGTACCCCTACCAACGGtgtcgaggttgaagataTCACCTTCAAGAAGATTACCGGCTCTGTGGATAGCAGTGCCACACGTGTCAATATCCTCTGCGGGTCAGGGAGCTGCAAAGACTGGACTTGGTCTGGGGTTGATATTACCGGCGGAAAGAAGAGCTCTAAGTGCAAGAATGTTCCGTCTGGTGCTTCGTGCTAGAGTTTTCTTCATCGTGAGGTTTGATTGGAGGCAGTTGCTAACAGCCCTAAAGTGTTCGAGCTGGTGGCAGTACATTAGCCCTGCGGGCCTCTACCATTGCGAGGCTCGTCATCAATCCCGGCCGCTTCTATTCAAAATACACAACTATTTAGAACCTTTATAATAGCCCTCAAGTAAATAATCGAATCCTGTCAGATGAGACTGTAATGCTGCTAATTTATTTTGGCTCTGCTCTGGAAATAACCTATTTCCCCGACCTCTCACCTAGAGACTTCATCAACTCAGCCCTGTCAACCCACCTCCACTGTATTACAGGTTTAGTACTGCTTTGCTGTGCAGTAACGATGCAATGTATATGAAGTTATCGATGCTGAACCCCGTTCTGGCTCGATTCATAATTGGTATTGTTACTCAGGTACGGCCTGGCCCCTGCGAAGGTCAGCCCACCTTCATTAGTTACACCAATTGCTCAGATATATGCAGGGTAGGGAAGCCTAGGCTGAGTAAGAACTTGCCATTCTATCGTTCTAGTCCCGTCTGTCCGTTACTGGCAAACGTGAAAGATCCAGTGCGTAGCTTCCCAGGTGGGCCATCCTAGCTGGCGCGCTCGGCTAGTTGCCCGCCAGGTAAAAATGCCGTCCCATACCTATTGATTGGTTATGATGCGTGCTGGCGGCTAAAAGGCCGTGCAGCTTCTCTTAGGTTCTGTTTCCCTTGCTGCACCTAGATGGCAGTGTTTTGGTGAATCCGCTCGCTATCGATACACAATCGGTACGATGTCTCTTCCATATCGCCTCCGCGGCATCGGATGTGTATCGGCAACAACACCAGTATCAGGTTGGTGCACAGTGCCGGTGTGGTAATACTATCTACGATCGCGGTTGGTTGTCTGTTAGGTCCAATTAATATACCACAAAGGGAGATCACAAGGacgaaatatatatttattgCTACCGAAGTCCGTGTGCTCTTTAGCCTTCTGTGCCCAATTAGCGTCACTTGAACCCTAATGATCTCGAATGTATTTTGATTAGGTTTAGACAGTATAATTAAATGTAAAATAAGGCCTTGAATATCCGGATATACTTAACTGTTTGCGCGGTGTGAGGAACCATAGGAGTCATGTGACAAACATTGTTGACGTTGAACAAGGCACAAGCGTTCTAGTTCGGAAGGACCTAGAAGCGATTGCCATATAATGTCAAAATTCTCTCAAACCAATAAGAATCCGGCACTTTGGCGGAGTGGTTAACGCGATGCCCTGCTATAGTATCTTCGATACAAGCGAGGCATTTCCTTCGGGAGCGTGAGTTCGAATCTCACAGGTGTCGTCTTTTTTGCACAACTAATCCCGACCGAAGGGCTTAATCGTTTTGCGGGGTATAGACCTGCCCGCAAGTTTTGTTATTCACCCGCAAGACCCGTATTAGGGACTGGGCCCATGCGTGCCTGCTTTTACACCCATCACGTGAATATCAAGCCTCTTTTACAGACCTCAATGATCGAACAAACTAGTGGAATGCTATGAGCTGAAGAATTGTTGATAGGGAAAATGACGAACATGATTGTCAGCTTGAAAGGCTCACACCGAGTATAATAAATTTTTCTCTTTTAATGGACTAACTGCACGAATTCCTCATCTGT
This genomic interval carries:
- a CDS encoding endo-polygalacturonase pgaB (transcript_id=CADANIAT00006086); amino-acid sequence: MHFLQNSLIAAAMGAALVAAAPAADLDARSSCTFTSASAAKSGASKCSTVTLKSIQVPAGETLDLTGLKSGATVRETTFGYKEWKGPLISMSGDKITVKQASGAKINCDGARWWDTKGSNGGKTKPKFFSAHKLNNSKIQGLKIYNTPVQGFSIQSDHLTISDVTIDNSAGTSKGHNTDAFDIGSSTYITIDGATVYNQDDCIAINSGEHITFTNGYCSGGHGLSIGSVGGRSDNTVKSVTISNSKVVDSQNGVRIKTVYKATGSVTDVTFQDIELSGITKYGLIVEQDYENGSPTGTPTNGVEVEDITFKKITGSVDSSATRVNILCGSGSCKDWTWSGVDITGGKKSSKCKNVPSGASC